The Triticum aestivum cultivar Chinese Spring chromosome 7B, IWGSC CS RefSeq v2.1, whole genome shotgun sequence genome window below encodes:
- the LOC123161499 gene encoding histone H3.3, with protein sequence MARTKQTARKSTGGKAPRKQLATKAARKSAPTTGGVKKPHRYRPGTVALREIRKYQKSTELLIRKLPFQRLVREIAQDFKTDLRFQSHAVLALQEAAEAYLVGLFEDTNLCAIHAKRVTIMPKDIQLARRIRGERA encoded by the exons ATGGCCCGTACCAAGCAGACCGCCCGCAAGTCCACCGGCGGCAAGGCGCCCCGCAAGCAGCTCGCCACCAAG GCTGCCAGGAAGTCCGCCCCGACGACCGGCGGCGTGAAGAAGCCGCACCGCTACAGGCCCGGCACCGTGGCGCTCCGCGAGATCCGCAAGTACCAGAAGAGCACGGAGCTGCTGATCCGCAAGCTGCCCTTCCAGCGCCTGGTCCGCGAGATCGCGCAGGACTTCAAGACGGACCTCCGCTTCCAGTCCCACGCCGTGCTCGCCCTCCAGGAGGCCGCCGAGGCGTACCTCGTCGGGCTCTTCGAGGACACCAACCTCTGCGCCATCCACGCCAAGCGCGTCACcatcatgcccaaggacatccaGCTCGCCCGCCGCATCCGCGGGGAGCGCGCCTAA